In Halobacillus amylolyticus, the following proteins share a genomic window:
- a CDS encoding helix-hairpin-helix domain-containing protein has product MLFLKRYGWLLIIPFLLFLIIYQQKDDQQTVVRESERPALDATIEKDNEKTSTQKMVVDVKGEVVKPGIYELNAGLRVNDAIDLAGGMTEQADQTSVNLAQKIQDEMVILVTSLTTGSEAQTEQSGITGKVRINQATLEEMQALPGIGPSKAEAIIKHREENGLFKKAEDLLEVTGIGEKTLENMIDTIQVP; this is encoded by the coding sequence GTGTTGTTCTTGAAAAGATATGGTTGGTTGTTGATTATTCCTTTCTTGTTATTTCTAATCATTTATCAACAAAAAGATGATCAGCAAACAGTCGTCCGTGAGAGTGAAAGACCAGCTTTAGATGCAACTATAGAAAAGGATAATGAAAAGACCTCCACGCAAAAGATGGTTGTTGATGTCAAGGGTGAGGTAGTAAAGCCAGGAATTTATGAATTAAATGCTGGATTAAGAGTAAACGATGCCATTGACTTGGCTGGTGGGATGACGGAACAGGCTGATCAAACTAGCGTCAATTTAGCTCAAAAGATTCAAGACGAAATGGTGATTTTAGTCACGTCATTGACAACAGGCAGTGAAGCTCAAACAGAGCAATCTGGAATTACTGGAAAAGTACGAATTAATCAAGCGACTCTTGAAGAGATGCAAGCACTGCCGGGAATTGGTCCTTCGAAAGCAGAAGCTATCATAAAACATCGTGAAGAGAATGGATTATTTAAAAAAGCAGAAGATTTACTTGAGGTTACGGGAATAGGCGAAAAAACATTAGAAAATATGATCGATACGATTCAAGTTCCCTAG
- a CDS encoding nicotinate-nucleotide adenylyltransferase yields MKRVGIFGGTFDPPHQGHLIMAEHVREAMDLDEVWFIPSHLPPHKKDAAVSPQERMEMVKVAVRGNDRFQCCDLELKRQGTSYTIDTIKELKMAHPDHRFYFIIGGDMVKHLSEWYKINELKALVTFVGVQRQDFEGQAADGVVMIDIPRIDISSSLIRDRLRQDLTVRYLLPETVHHYIKENTLYATKP; encoded by the coding sequence ATGAAAAGGGTTGGGATTTTTGGGGGGACGTTTGACCCGCCACACCAAGGTCATTTGATCATGGCTGAACACGTACGTGAAGCAATGGATTTAGATGAAGTTTGGTTTATTCCCTCTCATCTTCCTCCACATAAAAAAGATGCCGCGGTGTCCCCGCAAGAACGAATGGAAATGGTAAAGGTAGCAGTAAGGGGAAATGATCGTTTTCAATGTTGTGACCTCGAATTAAAGAGGCAGGGGACATCTTATACAATTGATACGATCAAGGAATTGAAAATGGCCCATCCTGATCACCGGTTTTATTTTATTATCGGTGGGGATATGGTAAAACATTTATCAGAGTGGTATAAAATCAATGAACTAAAGGCGCTTGTCACTTTTGTTGGAGTCCAGAGACAGGACTTTGAAGGACAGGCAGCTGATGGTGTCGTGATGATTGATATCCCTAGAATAGATATTTCTTCATCATTGATTCGTGATCGATTAAGACAAGACTTAACTGTAAGATATCTCCTTCCAGAAACTGTCCATCACTATATAAAGGAGAATACGTTGTATGCAACTAAGCCGTGA
- the aroE gene encoding shikimate dehydrogenase: MKLGLIGYPIAHSLSPWIHNQLLDIHGMLGEYQLFECETDGFADKINEMKADHIAGFNVTVPYKERILPYLDELDDAARFLGAVNTVKLDKGRYVGYNTDGTGYLASLVDRHADAVESPKQVLILGSGGAARGIFYALLKQGIKKIDLANRTIEKAQQVIDDLSASSISQALSLKEAEEKLVKYDLIIQTTSVGMSPNHEQTLLSLSGITKDTIVSDIVYRPMKTAFLREAEARGARIHYGHGMLLHQAIYAFQIWTGKPTDASEMMKAFEKKLKGV, translated from the coding sequence ATGAAACTTGGGTTAATTGGCTACCCAATCGCTCACTCCCTCTCTCCATGGATCCATAACCAATTACTTGATATACATGGGATGCTGGGAGAGTATCAATTGTTTGAATGTGAGACAGATGGGTTTGCTGATAAAATCAATGAGATGAAGGCAGATCACATAGCTGGGTTTAATGTTACCGTCCCTTACAAGGAACGGATCCTCCCATACCTAGATGAATTGGATGATGCGGCCCGATTTTTAGGTGCTGTAAATACAGTTAAATTAGATAAGGGACGCTATGTTGGATATAATACTGACGGAACAGGCTATCTCGCTTCTCTTGTAGATCGTCATGCTGATGCTGTAGAGTCACCAAAGCAGGTCCTTATTCTTGGCAGCGGAGGAGCAGCGCGAGGGATTTTTTATGCTTTACTGAAGCAAGGAATAAAGAAAATTGATCTCGCGAATCGAACGATTGAGAAAGCTCAGCAGGTGATCGATGATTTATCCGCAAGCTCAATCTCGCAAGCTCTTTCTTTAAAAGAAGCAGAGGAAAAATTGGTGAAGTATGACTTAATTATTCAAACTACATCGGTTGGAATGTCGCCAAATCACGAACAGACGCTTCTTTCCCTCTCAGGAATAACAAAAGACACGATTGTAAGTGATATCGTTTACCGGCCGATGAAGACAGCATTTTTAAGAGAAGCAGAAGCAAGAGGAGCACGGATACATTATGGTCACGGAATGCTTTTACATCAGGCAATCTATGCTTTTCAAATATGGACAGGAAAGCCAACGGATGCATCTGAAATGATGAAGGCGTTCGAAAAGAAGTTGAAAGGGGTATAG
- the yqeH gene encoding ribosome biogenesis GTPase YqeH yields the protein MSEIICQGCGAAIQTTDSKQPGFAPQSALEKDDIICKRCFRLKHYNEVQDVPYQDDDFLNMLNQISKSKGLIVQLVDIFDFNGSFIPGLKRLTGQNPVILVGNKMDVLPKSVNHNKVKQWLRHAAKEQGLKVEAIYLISAQKEQGIDELSKAIDSYRKHGDVYVVGTTNVGKSTFINALINQTSGVKDAITTSYFPGTTLGFIDIPLDEKSSLFDTPGVIHRHQMAHYVSDQDLKVITPRKEVKPKVYQLNEQQTLYFGGLARLDFEAGERTSFICYLANEIPIHRTKLDKADELYKNHIGELLAPPDRETMDQLPPLKGVTFKIQEPKTDIVFSGLGWVTVPEGHATVTAYAPEGVKVSLRDSLI from the coding sequence ATGAGTGAAATAATTTGTCAAGGATGCGGGGCTGCTATCCAAACAACCGACTCTAAACAGCCTGGTTTTGCACCACAATCTGCTCTTGAGAAAGATGATATTATTTGCAAACGGTGTTTTCGCTTAAAACATTACAATGAAGTACAAGATGTTCCCTATCAAGATGATGATTTTCTAAACATGTTAAACCAAATAAGTAAAAGTAAAGGCCTCATTGTTCAACTTGTTGATATTTTTGATTTTAACGGAAGTTTTATCCCGGGGTTGAAGCGCTTGACTGGTCAAAACCCAGTGATCTTAGTCGGAAATAAAATGGATGTCCTTCCGAAATCGGTAAATCACAATAAAGTGAAGCAATGGCTGCGACATGCGGCCAAGGAACAGGGGCTTAAGGTAGAAGCGATATACTTAATCTCAGCACAGAAGGAACAAGGGATTGATGAGCTCTCAAAAGCAATAGACAGCTATAGAAAACATGGTGATGTCTATGTCGTGGGAACGACAAATGTTGGGAAGTCAACATTTATTAATGCGTTGATTAATCAAACATCAGGAGTGAAAGATGCGATCACGACCTCCTACTTCCCGGGAACAACATTAGGATTTATCGACATTCCTTTGGACGAAAAAAGCTCACTTTTTGATACGCCTGGAGTGATTCATCGCCATCAGATGGCTCATTACGTATCAGACCAGGATTTAAAGGTGATTACTCCCAGGAAAGAGGTTAAGCCTAAAGTGTACCAACTAAATGAGCAGCAGACGCTTTATTTTGGCGGATTGGCCCGGTTAGACTTTGAGGCTGGGGAGCGTACCTCCTTTATTTGCTATTTAGCTAATGAGATCCCTATTCATCGAACGAAGCTTGATAAAGCAGATGAGTTATATAAAAATCATATAGGTGAATTGCTAGCTCCTCCTGATCGGGAAACGATGGATCAGCTTCCACCGTTAAAAGGAGTAACGTTTAAAATCCAAGAGCCTAAAACTGACATCGTATTTTCAGGATTAGGCTGGGTGACTGTCCCTGAAGGACATGCAACCGTGACGGCTTACGCTCCTGAAGGTGTAAAAGTATCTCTTCGGGATTCATTAATATAA
- the comER gene encoding late competence protein ComER, producing MRYGIIGTGNMGSMLANAFISSGAVDANDLTIYNRTRKKAEWIKNQFKEITIADSVEEVARDNEVIFICVKPHDYKDILSQCSPSATQCLVSITSPVSVDDLERITSCQVARVVPSITNRAFSGVSLFTYGERISNFYKEELLSIFSHISTPIEIDEESIRSASDIVSCGPAFISFLLENMINAAQEVGGMSKDKATQLTEEMMIGLGTLLEKRTYTLPELMEKVTVKGGVTGEGIKALEENVGDLFLEMFQATHNKHKEDKRTIHF from the coding sequence ATGCGTTATGGAATCATTGGTACGGGAAACATGGGAAGTATGTTAGCAAACGCCTTTATTTCAAGTGGAGCGGTCGATGCAAATGATTTAACCATTTATAATCGCACGCGCAAGAAAGCGGAATGGATAAAGAATCAGTTCAAAGAAATTACAATCGCAGATTCTGTTGAGGAGGTCGCCAGGGACAACGAAGTGATTTTCATATGTGTTAAACCTCATGATTATAAAGACATTTTAAGTCAATGCTCTCCGTCAGCCACCCAGTGCCTCGTATCCATTACGAGCCCAGTTTCCGTAGATGACTTAGAACGAATTACTTCGTGTCAAGTTGCAAGAGTGGTCCCATCCATTACGAATCGCGCGTTTTCCGGGGTTAGTTTATTTACGTACGGTGAGCGTATTTCTAATTTCTATAAAGAGGAACTCCTTTCCATCTTCTCTCATATTTCAACACCTATTGAAATTGATGAGGAATCAATACGTTCAGCTTCGGATATTGTTTCGTGCGGACCCGCTTTTATTAGCTTCTTATTGGAAAATATGATTAATGCCGCTCAAGAAGTTGGGGGAATGTCTAAAGATAAAGCGACACAGTTAACAGAGGAAATGATGATTGGGTTAGGAACTTTGTTAGAAAAACGCACGTACACATTGCCGGAACTAATGGAAAAAGTTACAGTTAAAGGCGGCGTTACAGGAGAAGGAATCAAGGCACTCGAGGAAAATGTAGGAGATCTTTTTCTGGAAATGTTCCAAGCAACTCATAACAAGCATAAAGAGGATAAACGTACAATACACTTTTAA
- a CDS encoding ComE operon protein 2 translates to MERISWNQYFIAQSHLLKSRSTCERLAVGAVIVRDKRMIAGGYNGSVSGGVHCIDEGCYVMEGHCVRTIHAEMNALLQCAKFGVATDQAEIYVSHFPCLHCTKAIIQAGIKAVYYSEDYRNHPYAIELLEQAGVKIHKVEREDNLIDPSAVEKEQLVDILLHKLEQGDHNKEEVEGLKEKATRLFQMNGNQQT, encoded by the coding sequence ATGGAGCGCATCTCTTGGAATCAATATTTTATTGCTCAAAGTCATTTATTAAAATCGAGAAGTACATGTGAACGCTTAGCTGTAGGGGCAGTTATCGTTAGGGACAAACGAATGATCGCAGGCGGTTACAATGGTAGTGTTTCCGGTGGTGTACATTGTATCGATGAAGGCTGTTATGTGATGGAAGGGCACTGTGTTCGTACAATACATGCTGAAATGAATGCTCTTTTGCAATGTGCGAAATTTGGTGTAGCCACAGACCAGGCTGAAATTTATGTATCTCATTTTCCTTGTCTGCATTGTACAAAAGCGATTATACAGGCAGGGATTAAAGCGGTTTATTATAGTGAGGATTATCGTAATCATCCTTATGCCATTGAACTGTTAGAACAAGCTGGAGTAAAAATCCATAAAGTAGAAAGAGAAGACAACTTGATTGATCCGAGCGCAGTGGAAAAAGAACAGCTAGTCGATATTCTTTTACATAAGCTTGAACAGGGCGATCATAACAAAGAAGAAGTAGAAGGTTT
- the yqeK gene encoding bis(5'-nucleosyl)-tetraphosphatase (symmetrical) YqeK — translation MQLSRDELLEFVQPHLTETRYEHTVRVTETALILANRFGSNQEKTEVAAILHDYAKYKSKEDMKRWIVADRRLSKDLLHHHHELWHGPVGAIMLEQEIGLHDSAIQSAIASHTSGKKNMSIMDKVVFLADYIEPGRGFPGVEEVRKTAETNLNAACLQALSNTIQFLTKKSRSVYPDTIHAYNDLIAIINLREENNGK, via the coding sequence ATGCAACTAAGCCGTGATGAACTTCTCGAATTTGTGCAGCCACATCTCACTGAGACGAGATATGAACATACGGTTCGAGTGACCGAAACTGCACTTATCCTGGCTAATCGATTTGGTTCAAATCAAGAAAAAACAGAAGTTGCTGCTATTTTGCACGATTATGCGAAGTATAAGTCTAAAGAAGATATGAAGCGCTGGATTGTAGCTGATCGCCGATTATCAAAGGATTTGCTGCATCACCATCATGAACTTTGGCATGGTCCTGTTGGGGCGATTATGCTCGAGCAAGAAATTGGATTACATGATTCAGCTATTCAGTCTGCCATAGCCTCTCATACATCAGGCAAGAAAAATATGAGCATTATGGATAAAGTCGTATTTTTAGCTGATTACATTGAGCCAGGCAGAGGTTTTCCAGGGGTTGAGGAAGTTAGAAAGACAGCGGAAACAAATTTAAATGCGGCTTGTTTGCAAGCATTGTCGAATACCATACAATTTTTAACTAAAAAAAGCAGATCCGTTTACCCTGACACGATCCATGCATATAATGATTTAATAGCAATTATAAACCTAAGGGAGGAAAATAATGGAAAGTAA
- the sda gene encoding sporulation histidine kinase inhibitor Sda: MKQLSDTLLLQSYHKAIELNLSQDFIKQIEEEIQERSITHLVDKKFTQVG; the protein is encoded by the coding sequence ATGAAACAATTATCCGATACCCTGTTATTACAATCTTACCACAAAGCTATTGAGCTCAATCTTTCACAGGATTTCATTAAACAGATCGAAGAAGAAATACAAGAGCGCTCCATTACCCATCTGGTTGACAAAAAGTTTACCCAAGTAGGTTAA
- a CDS encoding class I SAM-dependent DNA methyltransferase has product MSYQQMAEVYDELMKDAPYDQWVTWTTYMLNNYHPKAKQLLDLGCGTGEITTRLSNQGWQLTGVDLSEEMLSVAANKDQSIQWLKQDIINLQGLSNFDCIVSYCDVMNYITDLTSLTTVFEHAFLALQRNGLFLFDVHSVEHITSHLYGQTFAEVYDDVSYVWFCDPGEKKYSIVHDLTFFIRHHDEYRRFDEHHYQQGYELSTLKQAIEKAGFTIQQVCADFSVNPASNGDRLFFVCQKL; this is encoded by the coding sequence ATGAGTTATCAGCAAATGGCAGAAGTATATGATGAATTAATGAAGGATGCACCCTATGACCAATGGGTTACATGGACAACGTATATGCTAAACAACTATCATCCAAAGGCTAAACAGTTACTCGATCTTGGTTGTGGGACAGGGGAAATAACGACGCGTTTATCTAATCAAGGGTGGCAATTGACTGGTGTAGATTTATCAGAAGAAATGCTCTCCGTAGCTGCTAATAAAGATCAGTCCATACAGTGGTTGAAACAAGATATTATCAACCTTCAGGGTTTGTCTAACTTTGATTGTATTGTCAGTTATTGTGACGTGATGAATTACATTACAGATCTTACATCACTTACAACTGTTTTTGAACATGCCTTTCTAGCATTACAACGGAATGGACTATTTTTATTTGATGTTCATTCCGTTGAGCACATCACATCTCACCTGTATGGTCAAACTTTCGCAGAAGTATATGATGATGTGTCTTACGTATGGTTTTGTGATCCAGGTGAAAAAAAGTACTCTATCGTCCATGATTTGACGTTTTTCATTCGTCACCATGATGAGTATCGACGTTTTGATGAACACCATTATCAGCAGGGATATGAGCTGAGCACTTTAAAACAGGCAATTGAAAAAGCAGGGTTTACCATTCAGCAAGTTTGCGCTGATTTCTCGGTAAATCCTGCTTCTAATGGGGACAGGCTATTCTTTGTTTGTCAAAAACTATAA
- a CDS encoding YqeG family HAD IIIA-type phosphatase, with product MCINLSTGTVCRELSNDFLNIAEGFNILLNLVEILYMMGKEICREGWSDRMIKKFLPNEHVKSIHDIDPENLKEKGIKGIITDLDNTLVAWDEPDATEEIVNWFRHMNNHGIQVTIASNNNENRVKLFSEPLNTSFIHSARKPLSKAFKKARKDMNVHKGEIVVVGDQLMTDVLGGNLAGLYTILVVPIVETDGFWTRFNRKIERRILSWMKRRGKITWEEGNGR from the coding sequence ATGTGCATAAACTTATCCACAGGCACGGTTTGTCGCGAATTGTCGAACGATTTTTTGAATATAGCTGAAGGCTTCAATATTCTTTTGAATCTTGTAGAAATTTTGTATATGATGGGTAAGGAGATTTGTCGTGAAGGATGGAGTGATCGTATGATTAAAAAGTTTCTGCCAAATGAGCATGTGAAAAGTATTCATGATATAGATCCTGAAAATTTGAAGGAGAAAGGAATTAAAGGGATCATTACGGACTTGGATAATACGCTAGTTGCATGGGACGAACCTGACGCCACAGAAGAGATTGTTAACTGGTTTCGTCACATGAATAATCATGGCATTCAAGTGACGATTGCCTCAAATAATAATGAAAATCGAGTGAAACTGTTCTCTGAGCCATTAAATACATCATTCATTCATAGTGCCAGAAAGCCGTTGTCAAAGGCATTTAAAAAGGCCAGGAAAGATATGAATGTGCACAAGGGTGAAATTGTTGTTGTAGGAGATCAACTGATGACAGACGTACTGGGTGGCAACTTAGCAGGTCTTTATACAATTTTAGTTGTTCCTATAGTAGAAACAGATGGCTTTTGGACTCGTTTTAATCGTAAAATTGAGCGCAGGATATTAAGCTGGATGAAACGTAGAGGTAAGATAACATGGGAGGAGGGAAACGGACGATGA
- the rsfS gene encoding ribosome silencing factor encodes MESKELVTLTAKACDEKRANDIVILDMADVSLIADYFLICEGSNERQVQAIAREVKAQAEENGIEVKRMEGFDKARWILVDLNDIVCHIFHKDERSYYNLERLWGDAETVAVEGIEG; translated from the coding sequence ATGGAAAGTAAAGAATTAGTTACATTAACTGCTAAAGCTTGTGATGAGAAACGAGCGAATGACATTGTTATTCTGGACATGGCTGACGTTTCACTTATTGCCGATTACTTTTTGATCTGTGAAGGTTCAAATGAGCGTCAAGTACAGGCGATCGCAAGAGAAGTAAAAGCACAGGCAGAAGAGAACGGCATTGAGGTAAAAAGGATGGAAGGGTTTGATAAAGCCCGCTGGATTCTAGTTGACCTAAATGATATTGTCTGCCATATTTTTCATAAAGATGAGCGAAGCTATTATAATCTTGAGCGCCTGTGGGGTGACGCAGAAACAGTTGCTGTTGAGGGTATAGAAGGATAA
- the yhbY gene encoding ribosome assembly RNA-binding protein YhbY produces MLTSKQKKYLRGQSHQIQPIFQVGKAGVNENMTTQISEALEKRELIKVSILQNCFEDNSVVADEVIHNTEADLVQLIGNTIILYKESKNNKQIDLP; encoded by the coding sequence ATGTTAACAAGTAAACAAAAGAAATATTTACGAGGTCAATCCCATCAGATTCAACCTATTTTTCAAGTAGGAAAAGCTGGTGTCAATGAAAATATGACAACACAGATTTCTGAAGCACTGGAAAAGAGGGAATTGATTAAAGTAAGTATTTTACAGAATTGCTTCGAGGATAATTCTGTTGTAGCAGATGAAGTTATTCATAATACAGAGGCTGATCTTGTTCAACTAATCGGAAATACGATTATTTTATATAAAGAATCTAAAAATAATAAACAAATTGATTTACCATAA